One Cupriavidus oxalaticus genomic region harbors:
- a CDS encoding HU family DNA-binding protein, with protein MATKAKPTAKTATKPAAKKAAATKAPVKAAAKKAAPAKKAASAAAPVARPLKDTFNKSSLVAHLVAQTELEAKTVKTVLAHLENTIVSALNKKGAGEFTLPGLLKVTAQQVPAKKKRFGKDPFTGEERWFPAKPASVKVKVRPLKKLKDAAA; from the coding sequence ATGGCGACCAAAGCGAAACCGACCGCGAAGACTGCAACCAAGCCCGCTGCCAAGAAGGCTGCGGCAACCAAGGCACCCGTGAAGGCTGCCGCCAAGAAGGCCGCGCCGGCCAAGAAGGCTGCTTCCGCTGCTGCGCCCGTTGCGCGCCCGCTGAAGGACACCTTCAACAAGTCGAGCCTGGTCGCTCACCTGGTAGCCCAGACGGAACTGGAAGCCAAGACCGTGAAGACGGTTCTGGCCCATCTGGAAAACACCATCGTCAGCGCGCTGAACAAGAAGGGCGCTGGTGAGTTCACGCTGCCGGGCCTGCTGAAGGTGACGGCGCAGCAAGTTCCGGCAAAGAAGAAGCGCTTCGGCAAGGATCCGTTCACCGGTGAAGAGCGTTGGTTCCCGGCCAAGCCGGCCAGCGTCAAGGTGAAGGTGCGCCCGCTGAAGAAGCTGAAGGACGCCGCGGCCTGA